From Jeotgalibaca dankookensis, one genomic window encodes:
- a CDS encoding L-cystine transporter: MEIFVILGLLFIFTIFLFIIYRMSTKHIKFTTRVFTALIIGVVFGSVIQLVWGSDSSITRTFIDWANIVGSGYVRFLQMLIMPLIFVSIVGAFTKIEETGKLGKISVAVLATLLGTTAIAAFVGWASVLLFNLDGAQFTEGVAESAQILALADRQSQVEGLTIPGQILSFIPTNIFEDFAGLRSTSTIATVIVSSFTGVAYMGIKRKEPEYAASFKHGLDTLHAIVMRIVTLVLRLTPYGILALSIRMMATSSFQAIVNLGVFVLASYSALIVVLLVHSAILLTQKVNPLTFFKKSFPALSFAFSSRSSAGTLPLNIKTQTEALGVDSASANFSASFGVSIGQNGCAGVYPAMLATIIAPSVGIDVTSIGFLLSLVLVVTISSFGVAGVGGGATFAALIVLSTLNLPVAIVGLVISVEPIIDMMRTMVNVNGSMLAGVVSSNVINEFDGQVFTDTEATVEREAL, encoded by the coding sequence ATGGAAATTTTTGTGATTTTAGGCTTGTTATTTATCTTTACCATCTTTTTATTCATCATCTATCGCATGTCTACTAAACATATTAAATTTACAACACGCGTCTTCACAGCGCTGATTATAGGGGTCGTATTTGGTTCAGTTATTCAGCTAGTATGGGGATCTGACAGTTCAATCACACGGACCTTTATTGATTGGGCTAATATTGTAGGCTCCGGTTATGTTCGCTTTTTACAAATGCTGATTATGCCACTTATTTTCGTCTCTATCGTTGGAGCATTTACTAAAATAGAAGAAACGGGAAAATTAGGTAAAATTAGTGTAGCTGTTTTGGCTACTTTACTTGGGACAACAGCGATTGCTGCTTTCGTGGGTTGGGCTTCTGTCCTCTTGTTTAATTTAGACGGTGCACAGTTTACGGAAGGGGTAGCTGAATCGGCTCAAATTCTCGCTTTGGCAGATCGTCAAAGCCAAGTAGAAGGGTTGACTATACCTGGTCAAATTCTTTCTTTTATTCCCACAAATATTTTTGAAGATTTCGCTGGTTTAAGAAGTACCTCGACCATTGCGACGGTTATTGTTTCCTCCTTTACAGGCGTTGCCTATATGGGTATCAAACGTAAAGAGCCAGAATATGCCGCAAGTTTTAAACATGGTCTTGATACGCTTCATGCGATTGTTATGCGGATTGTTACACTCGTTTTACGTCTAACTCCTTATGGAATTTTGGCTTTATCAATCCGAATGATGGCAACTTCTAGTTTCCAAGCAATTGTTAATCTTGGAGTCTTCGTGCTCGCCTCTTATAGTGCCTTAATTGTTGTCTTATTGGTTCACAGTGCAATTTTGCTGACGCAAAAGGTGAATCCTTTAACGTTCTTTAAAAAGTCCTTTCCAGCATTAAGTTTTGCTTTTTCATCCCGATCCAGTGCTGGTACCTTGCCACTCAATATTAAAACGCAAACAGAAGCCTTAGGTGTTGACTCAGCTTCGGCAAACTTCTCGGCTAGCTTTGGTGTTTCTATCGGCCAAAATGGTTGTGCGGGTGTTTACCCGGCAATGCTTGCAACTATCATTGCGCCATCAGTTGGAATTGATGTCACAAGCATCGGCTTTTTACTCTCACTGGTACTTGTTGTCACCATTAGTTCATTTGGTGTTGCCGGTGTCGGTGGTGGTGCGACCTTTGCAGCTTTGATTGTTTTAAGTACATTGAATTTGCCAGTCGCTATTGTTGGTTTAGTTATTTCTGTTGAACCAATCATTGATATGATGCGAACAATGGTTAATGTTAATGGTTCCATGCTTGCAGGTGTTGTTTCTTCAAATGTCATTAATGAATTTGATGGACAAGTCTTCACTGATACAGAAGCAACAGTTGAAAGGGAAGCGCTTTAA
- the thrC gene encoding threonine synthase gives MLTVTSGDTRKAALDGFSNVPGTRIIFFYPKDGVSEFQERQMLTQSGHNVSVIAVEGNFDEAQNEVKNLFVDEKLKKELTENNLIFSSANSINIGRLIPQIVYYIHTYGKLLNDKRIQAGDFMNVTIPTGNFGNILAAYYAQQMGLPIKKLIVASNENNVLSDFFHSGIYNRKREFIRTHSPSMDILVSSNLERLLYHLSNNTDTVKNYMTALSNDGFYEVTAEIIAKAKDFYADFASEIDVLQEIKRVFDETGYLLDPHTAVASIVAEKHNDHLPMIIAATASLYKFPKTVLTALDVDLKSSTLESALLHLAKLNKQTLPLSVEKALYDDFLHHTSIPISKMKQAVLEKLNL, from the coding sequence ATTTTAACAGTAACAAGTGGTGATACAAGAAAAGCAGCTTTGGATGGTTTCTCTAATGTTCCGGGAACGCGCATAATTTTTTTCTATCCTAAAGATGGTGTTAGTGAGTTTCAAGAACGCCAGATGTTAACACAATCCGGTCATAATGTTTCGGTAATCGCTGTGGAAGGTAATTTCGATGAGGCACAAAATGAAGTTAAAAACCTATTTGTAGACGAGAAATTAAAAAAGGAATTAACAGAAAATAATTTAATATTTTCTTCTGCTAATTCCATTAATATTGGAAGGTTGATTCCCCAAATTGTTTATTACATTCATACATATGGAAAACTATTGAATGACAAGCGCATTCAAGCTGGCGATTTTATGAATGTTACTATTCCAACCGGAAATTTTGGAAATATATTAGCAGCTTATTATGCGCAACAGATGGGGTTGCCTATTAAAAAATTGATTGTTGCTTCAAATGAAAATAATGTCTTAAGTGATTTTTTTCATTCTGGTATTTACAATCGTAAACGCGAATTTATACGAACACACTCCCCTTCCATGGACATCTTGGTATCCAGCAATTTAGAACGACTCTTGTATCACTTATCAAATAATACAGATACTGTAAAAAATTATATGACTGCTCTCTCTAATGATGGCTTTTACGAGGTAACGGCAGAAATAATAGCAAAAGCAAAAGATTTCTATGCCGACTTTGCTTCTGAAATAGATGTCCTTCAAGAGATTAAGCGGGTCTTTGATGAGACGGGTTACCTCTTAGATCCACATACAGCCGTTGCATCTATTGTAGCTGAAAAACATAACGATCACCTTCCCATGATTATCGCTGCAACAGCAAGTCTATACAAGTTCCCTAAAACTGTTTTAACCGCATTAGATGTTGATTTAAAATCTTCCACGTTAGAATCTGCCCTCTTGCATTTAGCAAAGTTAAACAAACAAACCTTGCCACTATCTGTTGAGAAAGCTTTATACGATGATTTTCTACATCACACCAGTATTCCTATTTCTAAGATGAAGCAAGCAGTTCTAGAGAAACTTAATTTATAA
- a CDS encoding 50S ribosomal protein L25: MKLNAEKRERLGTSASKQARRDNKIPTIIYGRDIETTPVLVDRKEFDDILRKLGRNAVFNVVLDGKEIRVLIKEISMSALKPEVYNVELNALTKGQKVTVEVAVVIHGAEEIKEGVVTQPLTEIEIETEPGNIPTEITYDISELVIGDTVAVSDLVVPENVEVLTEPETTVVMVSAPRLEEEPATDDEVAEPEVIGEEEE, from the coding sequence ATGAAATTAAATGCAGAAAAAAGAGAACGCCTTGGTACATCAGCTTCTAAACAGGCGAGAAGAGATAACAAAATACCTACAATCATTTACGGACGTGATATTGAAACAACCCCAGTCCTAGTTGATCGTAAGGAATTTGATGACATTTTAAGAAAACTTGGTCGTAACGCTGTCTTTAACGTCGTACTAGATGGTAAAGAAATTCGCGTATTGATTAAAGAAATCTCAATGTCCGCGTTAAAACCAGAAGTTTATAACGTAGAGTTAAACGCTCTTACAAAAGGGCAAAAGGTTACTGTTGAAGTTGCTGTTGTTATTCACGGCGCTGAAGAAATTAAAGAAGGCGTTGTAACACAGCCATTAACTGAAATTGAAATTGAAACTGAGCCAGGAAATATCCCAACTGAAATCACATATGATATTAGCGAACTAGTCATTGGTGATACAGTTGCAGTTTCTGATTTAGTTGTTCCAGAAAATGTTGAAGTACTAACAGAACCTGAAACAACAGTTGTTATGGTTTCTGCACCTCGACTAGAAGAAGAGCCAGCAACAGATGATGAAGTAGCTGAACCAGAAGTAATCGGCGAAGAAGAAGAATAA
- a CDS encoding hydroxymethylglutaryl-CoA reductase, degradative: MFMSEKNTGYLAQFYKKSQTERIQALIQAGFLEKEKQDAFDDQLAISLDIANGMIENQIATYQLPFGIATNFLIDGKDYVIPMAIEEPSVIAAASSAAKLVAQYGGFQTAVTDRLMIGQVILTDVPHLSEAIAILHDNEIEIIQAANQAHPSIVKRGGGADGIRIREIAEDLTVGSPSFLIIHLHVETLEAMGANIINTMMEAIIPMLENLTNGNALMGILSNYATECLATATCRLPVSALAKDNWSGVEVRDRLILAAQVATVDPYRAVTHNKGIMNGIDAIVLASGNDWRAIEAGAHAYASRSGQYRSLSSWRKADNGDLIGELTLPLSIGTVGGSISFHPGAQMAHHLLGNPDAETLEAIIASVGLAQNFSALRALVTEGIQQGHMGLHARSLAISAGASREEIDQVATQLKTVKNMNLATAKEILKNIQKK, encoded by the coding sequence ATGTTTATGTCTGAAAAAAATACCGGCTACTTAGCCCAATTTTATAAGAAGTCGCAAACAGAACGTATACAAGCTTTAATCCAGGCGGGCTTTCTAGAAAAGGAAAAACAAGATGCGTTTGATGATCAGTTAGCGATTTCCTTAGATATTGCTAACGGGATGATTGAAAATCAAATTGCCACCTATCAACTTCCTTTTGGTATTGCTACTAATTTTTTAATTGATGGGAAGGACTATGTTATCCCTATGGCTATTGAAGAACCTTCTGTTATTGCTGCTGCCAGCTCTGCTGCTAAATTAGTTGCACAATACGGTGGGTTTCAAACAGCAGTCACGGATCGTCTGATGATTGGACAAGTTATTTTAACGGACGTTCCTCATTTAAGTGAAGCAATCGCAATCCTCCATGACAATGAAATTGAAATTATTCAAGCAGCTAATCAAGCGCATCCTTCTATTGTTAAACGGGGTGGCGGCGCGGATGGTATACGAATTCGCGAGATTGCAGAGGATTTAACAGTAGGAAGTCCTAGCTTTTTAATTATCCATTTGCATGTGGAGACGCTTGAAGCGATGGGTGCCAATATTATTAATACGATGATGGAAGCCATTATTCCCATGCTAGAAAATCTTACCAATGGAAATGCGTTGATGGGAATTTTATCAAATTACGCGACTGAATGTTTAGCCACCGCAACGTGCCGTCTTCCGGTATCTGCTCTCGCCAAAGATAATTGGTCCGGCGTGGAAGTGCGCGACCGTCTTATATTAGCAGCTCAAGTGGCCACTGTTGATCCCTATCGCGCTGTTACGCATAACAAAGGCATTATGAATGGCATTGATGCCATTGTTCTTGCAAGTGGAAATGATTGGCGCGCGATTGAAGCAGGCGCACATGCTTATGCTTCACGCAGCGGTCAATACCGTAGTCTTTCTAGTTGGCGCAAAGCTGATAATGGTGATTTAATCGGTGAATTGACGCTTCCACTTTCAATTGGTACGGTCGGGGGTTCGATTTCCTTTCATCCAGGTGCTCAAATGGCTCATCATTTATTGGGAAATCCTGACGCCGAAACACTTGAAGCAATTATCGCGAGTGTTGGTTTAGCACAGAATTTCTCAGCACTACGAGCACTCGTTACTGAAGGTATTCAACAAGGTCATATGGGCCTACATGCGCGCTCATTAGCTATTAGTGCAGGTGCAAGTAGAGAAGAAATCGACCAAGTTGCAACACAATTAAAAACCGTAAAGAATATGAATCTAGCGACTGCTAAAGAAATATTAAAAAATATCCAAAAAAAATAA
- a CDS encoding DMT family transporter has translation MWWFIPALVATVAWGTADLFYKKGADPDDKYSYLKTVILVGFIMGLHALYILLVNDIQYDPTYLIKYLPVSFFYILSMAIGYAGLRFLELSVSSPVQNSSGAIAGLMTFIFLGQTMTGIQFGAVFLITMGVILLGVFEHQLAEQERIEKKEVIDRKYKYGALALIFPLLYAFLDSLGTFADAWFFDAYAAFDDGTLEMQANLSYEFTWLLVAIIVFVYVVIIKKQSFRAKDQISRGLAASFETLGQFFYVYAISSNAVIVAPMMSAYSVVSVILSRIFLKEKLTRNQYLAITAILIGIIILSFE, from the coding sequence TTGTGGTGGTTTATTCCTGCTCTTGTTGCAACGGTTGCATGGGGAACAGCTGATTTATTTTATAAAAAAGGTGCTGATCCCGATGATAAATACAGTTATTTAAAAACAGTCATCTTGGTGGGGTTTATAATGGGTCTCCATGCTCTCTACATTCTTTTAGTCAATGATATCCAATACGACCCAACTTATTTAATTAAATATTTACCGGTATCATTTTTTTATATTTTATCGATGGCGATTGGGTATGCGGGTTTACGCTTTTTAGAGCTTTCGGTTTCGTCACCTGTCCAAAATTCATCCGGTGCTATTGCCGGACTGATGACTTTTATATTTTTGGGACAAACTATGACCGGAATTCAATTTGGTGCTGTTTTTTTAATTACCATGGGTGTTATTTTACTAGGAGTGTTTGAACATCAGCTTGCAGAGCAAGAACGTATTGAAAAGAAAGAAGTAATTGATCGAAAGTACAAATATGGTGCCTTAGCCTTAATCTTTCCACTCTTATACGCATTTTTAGACTCACTGGGAACATTTGCTGATGCATGGTTTTTCGATGCTTATGCCGCATTTGATGATGGAACGTTAGAGATGCAGGCAAACTTATCTTATGAGTTTACTTGGCTTTTAGTAGCCATCATTGTTTTTGTCTATGTTGTAATAATAAAAAAACAATCTTTCCGAGCCAAGGACCAAATCAGTCGTGGCCTTGCTGCGAGTTTTGAAACCTTAGGACAATTTTTTTATGTCTATGCGATCAGTTCAAATGCCGTTATAGTAGCGCCGATGATGTCTGCTTATTCAGTAGTTTCCGTGATACTGTCACGAATATTTTTGAAAGAAAAACTAACTCGTAATCAATATCTAGCGATTACGG
- a CDS encoding NADPH-dependent FMN reductase: MTKYGVIVGSIRKNSFSQTLANGLVAGLPKDAEVTFIEIANLPLYNQDYDADSPAEYTRFREQVAAQDAIIFATPEHNRSVPAALKNALDVASRPWGENIWAGKPALVASQSLSGISGALANHILRQSLTFLDMPTMQQPEVYIANSSELLGETGEVANASTAEFLKSVTQEFVTFTNKFVK; this comes from the coding sequence ATGACAAAGTATGGTGTAATTGTAGGATCAATTCGTAAAAATTCATTTTCTCAAACGCTAGCAAATGGGCTAGTTGCAGGATTGCCTAAAGACGCAGAAGTAACATTTATCGAAATTGCGAATCTTCCATTATATAACCAAGATTATGATGCTGATTCACCTGCAGAATACACAAGATTCCGTGAGCAAGTGGCTGCACAAGATGCTATTATCTTTGCCACACCAGAACATAACCGTAGTGTACCAGCAGCATTGAAAAATGCATTAGATGTTGCATCTCGTCCTTGGGGAGAAAATATTTGGGCTGGAAAACCGGCATTAGTGGCTTCACAATCGTTATCAGGTATTTCTGGAGCGCTAGCAAACCACATTTTACGTCAATCACTAACTTTCTTGGATATGCCTACTATGCAACAACCAGAAGTCTACATTGCTAACTCATCCGAATTATTAGGTGAGACAGGTGAAGTTGCAAATGCAAGTACAGCAGAATTCCTAAAAAGTGTTACACAAGAATTTGTTACATTTACAAATAAATTCGTAAAATAA